In one window of Bacteroidota bacterium DNA:
- a CDS encoding cupin domain-containing protein, producing the protein MSTVIIERLSEDEIKKREIRTWPIWEKEISTFDWFYDGQEQCLFIKGEVEIETTDGNFKITAGDFVTFQPGLKCIWHVLKPVRKHYNFD; encoded by the coding sequence ATGAGCACCGTCATCATTGAGCGATTATCAGAAGATGAAATTAAAAAAAGAGAAATACGTACCTGGCCTATCTGGGAAAAAGAAATTTCTACATTCGACTGGTTCTACGACGGGCAGGAACAATGCCTCTTCATTAAAGGCGAAGTAGAAATAGAAACCACTGACGGTAATTTTAAAATTACTGCCGGTGATTTTGTTACCTTTCAGCCCGGACTTAAATGTATCTGGCACGTACTGAAGCCCGTGAGAAAACACTACAATTTTGATTAA
- the rsgA gene encoding ribosome small subunit-dependent GTPase A: MTEPVQCERTEGLVIKTTGQLYFVMQKNGAIRECILKGIFRIRGHKATNPVIVGDNVDFEFMGDNKTGTITRIHERKNYIIRKATNLSKLTHIIAANIDRAYLIVTLAQPRTSTGFIDRFLVTAEAYHIPATIVFNKTDIYREEQLQHLANLCALYEKIGYPCICTSAHTGDNIPELRKMMEGKVNLFSGHSGVGKSAIINALEPSLKIKTGQISDYHLKGKHTTTFAEMHPLPGGGFIIDTPGIKEFGLIDFRKNDLTHFFPEFFNLLNECKFYNCTHINEPECAVKKALDEGRVSLSRYQNYLNIFYGRDVEEKEWDLR, translated from the coding sequence ATGACTGAACCCGTGCAGTGCGAACGAACAGAAGGGCTTGTTATAAAAACAACGGGGCAGCTGTATTTTGTGATGCAGAAGAATGGCGCCATTCGCGAATGTATTCTCAAAGGTATTTTCCGCATCAGGGGTCACAAAGCCACCAACCCGGTAATAGTGGGCGATAATGTGGATTTTGAATTTATGGGAGACAATAAAACCGGCACCATAACCCGCATTCATGAGCGCAAAAATTACATAATCCGCAAGGCAACCAACCTGTCGAAACTCACACACATCATAGCGGCGAATATCGACAGGGCATACTTAATAGTAACATTGGCGCAACCAAGAACATCAACAGGATTTATCGATCGCTTTTTGGTAACAGCCGAAGCTTATCATATTCCGGCGACGATTGTTTTCAATAAAACGGATATTTACAGGGAAGAGCAGTTGCAGCATCTGGCAAACCTCTGTGCACTGTACGAAAAAATAGGCTATCCGTGCATTTGTACTTCGGCACATACCGGTGACAATATTCCCGAACTTCGAAAAATGATGGAGGGAAAAGTTAACTTATTCTCAGGACATTCGGGTGTAGGCAAATCAGCCATTATCAATGCGCTTGAGCCATCGTTGAAGATAAAAACGGGGCAGATATCCGATTATCACCTCAAAGGAAAACATACAACCACTTTTGCCGAAATGCATCCACTACCCGGTGGCGGCTTTATAATAGACACGCCGGGTATCAAGGAATTCGGACTGATTGATTTCAGAAAAAATGACCTCACCCATTTTTTTCCTGAATTTTTTAATTTGCTCAATGAATGTAAATTTTATAATTGTACCCACATCAATGAACCCGAATGCGCCGTTAAAAAGGCGCTTGACGAAGGCCGCGTAAGCCTGTCGCGCTATCAGAATTACCTTAATATTTTTTATGGTCGCGATGTAGAAGAAAAAGAATGGGACCTGAGATAA
- the dtd gene encoding D-aminoacyl-tRNA deacylase: MRAVIQRVSEASVIIDNDEKRSIGWGMLVLLGIEEADTEEDTEWLCGKITRLRIFNDEQGVMNLSVQDIKGELLVISQFTLFASTKKGNRPSYIKAAIPEKAIPLYKQFISKLKSESGLPVITGEFGAYMQVALINDGPVTITIDSKNRE, encoded by the coding sequence ATGAGGGCAGTTATACAAAGGGTTTCAGAAGCATCAGTAATTATTGATAACGATGAAAAACGCAGTATTGGTTGGGGAATGCTTGTATTGCTGGGCATTGAAGAAGCCGACACCGAAGAGGACACAGAATGGCTGTGCGGGAAAATCACTAGACTCAGGATATTCAATGATGAGCAGGGCGTGATGAACCTTTCAGTTCAGGATATTAAGGGCGAATTGCTTGTAATCAGCCAGTTCACACTGTTTGCAAGTACAAAGAAGGGAAACCGTCCGTCGTATATTAAGGCTGCAATTCCCGAAAAAGCCATTCCGCTTTATAAGCAATTCATAAGTAAATTGAAATCAGAAAGTGGATTGCCTGTAATTACGGGTGAATTCGGGGCATACATGCAGGTGGCACTTATCAACGACGGGCCCGTTACCATAACAATAGATTCTAAAAACAGAGAATGA
- a CDS encoding NUDIX domain-containing protein — MKTEFPDGLKRDAVLCILKSRGRTLMLLRNKEPNMGKMQPVGGKIEACESPYDAAVRETFEETGQKVTNFRYCGMLVETSPVKYNWTVFVYQAETNLFEPLPCNEGELMWIDENDIDNYPIPETDKFLFRYINEHKTFMFSAAYNAELKLLELCEEIENKVVYHNPL; from the coding sequence ATGAAGACCGAATTTCCCGACGGGCTGAAGAGAGATGCCGTATTGTGCATTTTAAAGAGCCGGGGCCGCACTTTAATGCTGCTGCGCAACAAGGAGCCCAATATGGGTAAAATGCAGCCCGTGGGCGGTAAAATCGAAGCCTGTGAATCACCTTATGATGCAGCCGTAAGAGAAACATTTGAAGAAACAGGTCAAAAGGTTACAAACTTCAGGTATTGCGGCATGTTAGTCGAAACATCACCCGTAAAGTACAATTGGACCGTATTCGTCTATCAGGCAGAGACAAATCTGTTTGAGCCCTTGCCTTGCAATGAAGGCGAACTGATGTGGATTGATGAAAATGATATCGACAATTACCCGATTCCCGAAACAGATAAATTCCTGTTCAGATATATAAATGAGCACAAAACATTTATGTTCAGCGCAGCATACAATGCCGAACTCAAACTGCTCGAATTATGCGAGGAGATTGAAAACAAGGTGGTTTATCACAATCCGTTATAA
- a CDS encoding T9SS type A sorting domain-containing protein, which produces MKKVLPGLLIILGFFFYSNLAFSQCTPNSGLTDPEGNGQMSPDTLYGQEGVNMNTTLSIIAPDTASVPGYSGYVTIHHVTITGIQGKPAWLSYACNPANCEYTGSAVNCALVTGTPPVGSAGTILVYPILDVYISVMGAPVQALTGYVDNSKPLVLIVAPAAGVEELGNTGFGVIANKPNPFINTTEVGCYTVNAETVTLNVFTMTGNSVYTETINTRPGENKFMFNGQDLSSGMYFYTLTDSRNNTISRKMVKSN; this is translated from the coding sequence ATGAAAAAAGTGTTACCCGGCCTTTTAATCATTCTTGGCTTTTTCTTCTATTCAAACCTTGCCTTCTCACAGTGTACGCCCAATTCCGGTCTTACGGATCCTGAAGGAAACGGTCAAATGTCTCCTGATACTCTCTATGGACAGGAAGGCGTTAATATGAACACAACCCTTTCCATTATTGCTCCTGATACCGCATCGGTTCCCGGTTATTCGGGTTATGTTACCATACACCATGTTACCATTACCGGCATTCAGGGAAAACCCGCATGGCTTTCATATGCTTGCAACCCTGCAAACTGTGAATATACCGGAAGCGCAGTGAATTGTGCTCTTGTAACAGGCACTCCTCCTGTTGGTTCAGCCGGAACCATTCTGGTTTATCCGATTCTCGATGTTTATATTTCTGTTATGGGAGCTCCGGTACAGGCGTTAACAGGTTATGTTGACAATTCAAAGCCTCTGGTTCTTATTGTTGCTCCGGCCGCAGGTGTTGAAGAACTTGGTAACACAGGTTTTGGCGTTATAGCCAACAAACCCAATCCGTTTATCAATACTACCGAAGTAGGCTGCTACACTGTAAATGCAGAAACTGTAACCCTGAATGTATTTACCATGACCGGCAACAGTGTTTACACTGAAACCATTAACACACGCCCCGGAGAGAACAAATTTATGTTCAATGGTCAGGATTTGAGCAGCGGCATGTATTTTTACACTCTTACCGACAGCCGTAATAATACCATTTCACGCAAAATGGTAAAATCAAACTAA
- a CDS encoding nucleotide pyrophosphohydrolase gives MTLEQAQGLVDQWIRANGVRYFNELTNMALLTEEVGEVARIIARCYGEQSSKEQDKKADLADELADVMFVLICLANQTGIDLTEAFNKNLEKKTIRDSQRHKDNPKLR, from the coding sequence ATGACATTAGAACAGGCTCAAGGCCTCGTAGACCAATGGATAAGGGCAAACGGCGTACGATACTTCAATGAACTCACCAACATGGCATTGCTGACAGAAGAAGTCGGCGAGGTAGCTCGTATCATTGCCCGATGTTACGGTGAGCAATCATCGAAAGAACAAGATAAAAAAGCAGATCTTGCTGATGAGCTGGCAGATGTGATGTTTGTGCTGATTTGCCTTGCAAATCAAACAGGTATTGATTTAACAGAGGCTTTCAATAAGAACCTTGAAAAGAAGACAATTCGTGATTCACAGCGCCACAAGGATAACCCTAAACTCAGATAA
- a CDS encoding peptidylprolyl isomerase → MRKTIAAILVMLFLVTLSYAQDTELKFLIKTSYGDIKIKLYNDTPLHKENFLKNVNNGFYNGSTFHRVIASFMIQGGRGINGADDCGWTVAAEIMPNHFHKKGALAAARMGDNVNPKKASSGSQFYIVQGKKYTDADLDAFEARTGKKYTKEQRDAYKTIGGTPHLDGDYTVFGEVYEGLDVVDKIAAAKTDAGSKPVEDIKMTITQIK, encoded by the coding sequence ATGAGAAAGACAATCGCAGCAATTTTAGTAATGTTATTTTTGGTAACACTGTCATATGCTCAGGATACCGAACTCAAATTCCTCATCAAAACATCGTATGGCGATATTAAAATCAAACTTTACAATGATACGCCATTGCACAAAGAGAACTTCTTAAAAAATGTGAACAACGGATTTTACAACGGTTCCACATTTCACCGTGTTATTGCCTCCTTTATGATTCAGGGCGGTCGCGGTATTAATGGTGCCGACGATTGCGGATGGACTGTAGCTGCCGAAATTATGCCCAATCATTTTCATAAAAAAGGTGCATTGGCTGCCGCCAGAATGGGTGACAATGTTAACCCGAAAAAAGCATCTTCAGGTTCACAGTTTTATATTGTGCAGGGTAAAAAATATACCGATGCCGACCTCGATGCATTTGAAGCCAGAACAGGAAAAAAATACACCAAGGAGCAGCGCGATGCTTATAAAACAATTGGTGGAACACCTCATTTAGATGGCGATTATACAGTTTTTGGCGAAGTATATGAAGGACTCGACGTTGTCGATAAAATTGCAGCCGCAAAAACAGATGCAGGCAGCAAACCGGTTGAAGACATAAAAATGACCATTACTCAGATAAAGTAA
- the pyk gene encoding pyruvate kinase has product MRAKIIASIGPASAGKEVLHEMIRRGMDVCRINFSHGSYDQYTKILKNISSLAAQTKENIAVIADLQGPKIRVGTLPDAGLMLKDGQELIFTTDIKKKAVNTVYISYQHFAADVKPGEKILLDDGKLMLQVVSTNKKSEVKTKVLHGGLLTSHKGVNLPDTRISLPSLTAKDLADIKYIVTQDIQWVALSFVRSRADIKALKKELAKYKMEQQIRIIAKIEKPEALKEIDGIIEEADAIMVARGDLGVEVPLEQVPLIQKEIVRKCLSAGKPVIIATQMMESMITNISPTRAEVNDVANSLLDGADALMLSAETSVGKFPAEVVGTMHKIILNIEANRESIYYKHFEPKDVKSGRFISDSVIYNACTLAKHTDATAIIAMTHTGYSAFRLASHRPKAGIFIFTSNLHLLRLLNLAWGVRGYYYDKFYSTDHTVADLKEYLKKHGIVKKGDRIVNVMSMPIQELGMTNTIKLSQV; this is encoded by the coding sequence ATGAGAGCTAAAATAATTGCAAGTATTGGTCCGGCATCGGCCGGTAAAGAAGTACTGCACGAAATGATACGCCGCGGCATGGATGTTTGCCGCATTAACTTTTCGCATGGATCATATGATCAGTATACAAAAATTCTTAAAAATATAAGCAGTCTTGCTGCCCAGACAAAAGAAAATATTGCTGTTATAGCCGATCTTCAGGGTCCTAAAATTCGTGTCGGCACACTGCCGGATGCGGGTTTGATGCTCAAAGACGGGCAGGAACTTATTTTTACTACAGACATAAAAAAGAAAGCGGTCAATACAGTTTATATTTCGTATCAGCATTTTGCAGCCGATGTTAAACCCGGTGAAAAAATATTGCTTGACGACGGGAAACTTATGCTGCAGGTGGTTTCCACAAATAAGAAAAGTGAAGTAAAAACCAAAGTGCTTCATGGCGGATTGCTTACTTCGCACAAAGGCGTAAACCTGCCCGATACGAGGATTTCACTACCCTCACTTACAGCAAAAGACCTTGCAGACATTAAATACATTGTAACTCAGGATATTCAATGGGTTGCACTTTCATTTGTGCGCTCGAGAGCTGATATAAAAGCACTGAAAAAGGAGCTGGCCAAATATAAAATGGAGCAGCAGATTCGCATCATTGCAAAAATTGAAAAACCCGAAGCGCTGAAAGAAATTGATGGCATTATTGAAGAAGCCGATGCTATTATGGTAGCGCGTGGCGATCTGGGCGTAGAAGTGCCTTTGGAGCAGGTGCCGCTGATACAAAAAGAAATTGTGCGCAAATGCCTTAGTGCCGGAAAGCCCGTTATCATTGCTACACAGATGATGGAAAGTATGATTACAAACATAAGTCCAACCCGGGCCGAAGTAAATGATGTAGCCAATTCATTGCTCGACGGAGCCGATGCACTGATGCTCAGCGCCGAAACGTCGGTCGGGAAATTCCCTGCCGAAGTTGTGGGCACCATGCACAAAATCATTCTTAATATTGAGGCAAATCGCGAATCAATTTATTACAAACACTTTGAACCGAAAGATGTTAAAAGCGGCCGCTTCATTTCCGATTCGGTTATTTATAATGCCTGCACCCTTGCCAAACATACCGATGCAACTGCGATAATTGCGATGACACACACGGGTTACAGCGCATTCAGACTGGCAAGTCACCGTCCGAAAGCAGGCATTTTTATATTTACATCCAACCTGCATTTACTGCGTTTACTCAACCTTGCATGGGGCGTAAGAGGCTATTATTATGACAAATTCTACAGCACTGATCATACAGTTGCAGACCTGAAAGAATATCTTAAAAAACATGGTATCGTTAAGAAAGGCGACCGCATTGTAAACGTGATGAGCATGCCCATACAAGAGCTCGGTATGACCAATACAATCAAGTTAAGCCAGGTTTAA
- a CDS encoding M28 family peptidase, with product MKKTFIFFFLVLYYFNFASGQDIRYVRGMIDTLASPAFHGRGYVANGNRLAAEYISNKLTHSGMQFFGNGYFQEFTFPINTFPGKMELRFGEKTLIPATEFAINCASPGLSGSYAVKILNQKTFKSEKSTWEFNNADFTNTVLLIDTGFKDLRNTKLQSARALLTISDEPFLWSVAGAEDTLNHPKIKVLRSAIPKKYKEISFDIMHEFYAKYPTQNICGYIKGSVAPDSFIVFTAHYDHLGEMGQGNIFPGANDNASGTAMLLDLVRHYSDTVNKPYYSIAFIFFTGEEAGLHGSEYYSEHPLFPLKQIKLLINLDMVGTGSEGIKVVNGSVFTKEFSLLKTLNDNEKFIKTVSPRGESSNSDHYYFYKKGVPAIFIYTQGKEYKEYHSIGDKASGLPLTAYEGLFRLMTTFVKALPGK from the coding sequence ATGAAAAAGACATTCATTTTCTTTTTCCTGGTATTGTATTATTTCAATTTCGCTTCGGGACAAGACATCAGATATGTTCGTGGAATGATTGATACGCTGGCATCTCCTGCATTTCACGGCCGAGGATACGTGGCAAATGGCAACCGCCTTGCGGCCGAATACATCAGTAATAAATTGACTCATTCCGGCATGCAATTTTTCGGCAACGGTTATTTTCAGGAATTCACGTTCCCGATTAATACTTTTCCAGGAAAAATGGAACTTCGGTTTGGTGAAAAAACGCTGATTCCGGCAACCGAGTTTGCAATTAATTGTGCATCGCCGGGGCTTAGCGGAAGCTATGCTGTAAAGATTCTGAATCAAAAAACGTTTAAATCAGAAAAGAGTACCTGGGAATTTAATAACGCTGATTTTACAAATACAGTTCTATTAATTGATACCGGATTCAAAGACCTGCGAAACACAAAGCTTCAATCGGCACGAGCTCTGCTTACCATCAGCGACGAGCCTTTCTTATGGTCGGTTGCGGGAGCCGAAGACACGCTGAATCATCCAAAAATTAAAGTTCTCCGAAGTGCGATTCCTAAAAAATACAAAGAAATTTCTTTTGATATCATGCATGAATTCTATGCCAAATACCCTACTCAAAATATTTGCGGATATATAAAAGGGAGTGTTGCCCCTGATTCATTTATTGTTTTTACGGCGCATTACGACCACCTTGGCGAAATGGGGCAGGGCAACATATTTCCGGGTGCCAACGACAATGCAAGCGGTACGGCAATGTTGCTAGATTTAGTTAGACATTATTCAGATACCGTAAATAAACCGTATTACTCCATTGCGTTTATTTTTTTTACCGGCGAAGAAGCCGGTTTGCACGGCTCTGAGTATTATTCCGAGCACCCGCTTTTTCCGCTTAAACAAATTAAATTGCTTATCAATCTTGATATGGTTGGAACGGGAAGCGAAGGAATTAAAGTCGTAAACGGCAGTGTTTTTACTAAAGAATTTTCATTGTTAAAGACGCTGAATGATAATGAAAAATTTATTAAAACCGTGAGTCCGCGAGGAGAATCGTCGAACAGTGATCATTATTATTTTTATAAAAAAGGCGTTCCTGCGATATTTATTTATACACAAGGAAAAGAATACAAAGAATATCACAGTATAGGCGATAAGGCTTCGGGCTTGCCACTTACCGCATATGAAGGTCTGTTCAGGCTGATGACAACATTCGTAAAAGCACTTCCCGGGAAATAA
- a CDS encoding IPExxxVDY family protein, protein MKTRLQLTSDLCDSYHAIAVCSHIKDYKLSWSINQQLAFSFRRIENLKIFKARKCEQGFPMFVHEDDFLELSYYLVKNNCGADVLFSNIGQVDYILFLHDCPGKPFAEKMVSKLKDLPNVLTAYLLDLTQIKDAASLLEEMELHLIPHASSKK, encoded by the coding sequence ATGAAAACCCGACTTCAGCTCACAAGCGACCTTTGTGATAGTTATCACGCTATCGCAGTATGCTCGCACATCAAAGATTATAAGTTATCGTGGAGCATCAACCAGCAACTGGCTTTTAGTTTCAGAAGGATTGAAAATCTGAAAATATTCAAGGCGCGTAAGTGTGAGCAAGGTTTTCCGATGTTTGTACATGAAGACGATTTTTTAGAATTGTCGTATTACCTTGTGAAAAACAATTGCGGTGCCGATGTTTTGTTCAGCAATATAGGGCAGGTTGACTACATTTTATTTCTGCACGATTGTCCGGGCAAACCCTTTGCTGAAAAAATGGTATCAAAACTTAAGGACTTGCCGAATGTACTTACGGCCTACCTTCTGGACTTGACTCAAATCAAAGATGCCGCAAGCCTTCTGGAAGAAATGGAGCTGCACCTTATACCACACGCGTCCTCAAAAAAATAG
- the pheS gene encoding phenylalanine--tRNA ligase subunit alpha: MHEKIKQYLQEIEDISIEGEKEIEEFRIKYLGKNGLVTGLFTDFKNVIPEEKKQVGAMLNKLKTAAAEKIEQLKTELGSGTGTVAAGKDLTLPATSAVLGARHPISLTRKEIISIFARQGYTVAEGPEIVDDWHNFSALNFPPEHPARDMQDTIFINKDPDVVLRTHTSSVQVLTMENNKPPIRIIAPGRVYRNEAISARAHVFFHQIEGLYIDKGVSFADLKQTLLYFAKEMFAADTKIRLRPSYFPFTEPSAEMDISCNLCGGVGCGFCKKTGWVEILGCGMVDPNVLENCGIDSTIYSGFAFGMGVERITNLKYQVKDLRMFSENDLRFLSQFETAF; the protein is encoded by the coding sequence ATGCACGAAAAAATCAAACAGTACCTGCAGGAAATTGAAGATATTTCAATTGAAGGAGAAAAAGAAATCGAAGAATTCAGGATAAAATATCTTGGCAAAAACGGCTTGGTTACCGGACTCTTTACCGACTTTAAAAATGTAATTCCGGAGGAGAAAAAGCAAGTGGGCGCCATGCTTAATAAGCTTAAGACTGCCGCTGCCGAAAAAATAGAACAGCTAAAAACAGAGCTGGGCTCAGGAACAGGTACCGTTGCCGCCGGCAAAGACCTTACGCTTCCCGCAACAAGCGCAGTGCTTGGAGCGCGCCATCCGATTTCACTTACGCGTAAAGAGATTATTTCCATTTTTGCACGTCAGGGTTATACAGTAGCAGAAGGACCTGAGATTGTTGACGACTGGCATAATTTTTCCGCACTCAACTTCCCGCCCGAGCACCCCGCACGCGATATGCAGGATACTATTTTCATTAATAAAGATCCCGATGTTGTGCTGCGTACTCATACTTCATCAGTACAAGTGCTTACAATGGAAAACAATAAGCCGCCCATTCGCATCATCGCACCGGGCCGCGTTTACCGTAATGAGGCCATTTCAGCACGCGCCCATGTTTTCTTTCATCAAATAGAAGGTCTGTATATCGATAAAGGCGTTTCATTTGCTGACCTAAAACAAACGCTTCTTTACTTTGCTAAAGAAATGTTCGCTGCCGATACTAAAATCCGCCTCAGGCCATCTTATTTTCCATTTACAGAACCATCGGCAGAGATGGACATTTCATGCAATCTTTGTGGTGGAGTGGGCTGCGGCTTTTGCAAAAAAACCGGATGGGTTGAGATACTCGGTTGTGGTATGGTCGATCCCAATGTGCTTGAAAACTGTGGTATTGACAGTACCATCTATTCGGGTTTTGCATTCGGAATGGGCGTTGAACGCATCACAAACCTGAAATATCAGGTAAAAGACTTAAGAATGTTTTCCGAAAATGATCTGCGCTTCCTGTCGCAATTTGAAACCGCGTTCTGA
- a CDS encoding thymidine kinase, translating to MIIENSNESIKKGCIEVVCGSMFSGKTEELIRRLKRAKYARQRVEIFKPGIDTRYDEVRVVSHDENSINSTPVQSASEILLLTSEVDVVGIDEAQFFDDEIVSVCNQLADRGIRVIVAGLDMDYLGKPFGPIPALLATADFVTKVRAICMKCGSLASYSHRMVKSDKLVMLGEKDSYEPLCRACFSEEMAKKQTPEE from the coding sequence ATGATAATTGAAAATTCAAACGAATCAATAAAAAAAGGCTGCATCGAGGTCGTTTGCGGCTCTATGTTCTCGGGCAAAACGGAGGAACTTATCCGCCGCCTAAAACGGGCAAAATATGCCAGACAAAGAGTCGAGATATTCAAACCGGGCATTGATACCCGTTACGATGAAGTTCGGGTTGTCTCTCACGACGAAAATTCAATTAACTCTACGCCCGTGCAGTCGGCATCCGAAATTCTTTTGCTCACCAGCGAAGTAGATGTGGTGGGCATTGACGAAGCTCAGTTTTTTGATGACGAGATTGTTTCTGTATGCAATCAGCTTGCCGATCGCGGAATTCGCGTTATTGTAGCCGGTCTTGATATGGATTACCTGGGAAAGCCCTTCGGTCCTATCCCCGCATTGCTTGCCACTGCCGATTTTGTTACCAAAGTAAGAGCCATTTGTATGAAATGCGGCAGCCTTGCATCGTATTCACACCGCATGGTGAAGAGCGATAAGCTTGTCATGCTTGGCGAAAAAGACAGTTACGAGCCCCTTTGCAGAGCTTGCTTTTCTGAAGAAATGGCTAAGAAACAAACCCCGGAAGAGTAA